A region from the Rhinoderma darwinii isolate aRhiDar2 chromosome 2, aRhiDar2.hap1, whole genome shotgun sequence genome encodes:
- the SHISA2 gene encoding protein shisa-2 homolog, with protein MWAEASPLALLTAASFLLAAARGSGEYCHGWTDAQDVWRDGFQCPERFDGDDSTICCGTCVLRYCCNSAEARLEQGLCNNDRQQGAPEHGRNDKDSPDSAAVPIYVPFLIVGSVFVAFIILGSLVAICCCRCLRPKQEPQQSRAPGSNRLMETIPMISSASTSRGSSSRQSSTATSSSSSANSGARAPPTRSQTNCCLPEGAMNNVYVNMPTNYSVLNCQQATQMVPHQGQYLHPQFVGYAVPHDSVPMTAMPPFLDGLQGGYRQMQSPYPHSNPEQMMYPAVTV; from the exons ATGTGGGCTGAGGCTTCCCCCCTGGCACTGCTCACAGCCGCCTCCTTCCTGCTGGCAGCTGCCCGGGGGAGTGGGGAGTATTGTCACGGCTGGACGGACGCGCAGGACGTGTGGAGGGACGGATTCCAGTGTCCGGAGAGGTTTGATGGGGACGACTCCACCATTTGCTGCGGGACCTGCGTCCTGCGCTACTGCTGCAACAGCGCCGAGGCCAGGCTGGAACAGGGCTTGTGTAATAACGACAGACAGCAGGGGGCGCCAGAGCACGGCAGAAACGATAAGGATAGTCCGGACTCTGCAGCAG TTCCCATCTATGTGCCATTCCTGATTGTTGGATCAGTATTTGTTGCATTTATCATTTTGGGGTCTTTGGTCGCCATTTGCTGTTGTCGCTGCCTGAGACCGAAGCAGGAACCCCAGCAGAGCAGAGCTCCCGGAAGCAATCGCCTCATGGAAACTATCCCTATGATATCAAGTGCCAGTACCTCACGTGGCTCATCGTCTCGGCAGTCCAGCACAGCCACCAGCTCCAGCTCAAGTGCCAACTCAGGGGCAAGGGCTCCTCCAACTAGATCACAAACCAACTGCTGTCTGCCAGAAGGAGCCATGAATAATGTGTATGTAAATATGCCCACCAATTATTCAGTGTTAAACTGTCAACAAGCGACCCAAATGGTCCCGCACCAAGGACAATATCTTCACCCTCAGTTTGTGGGATATGCTGTACCTCATGACTCTGTCCCCATGACCGCAATGCCACCTTTTTTAGATGGACTCCAAGGTGGATATAGACAAATGCAATCCCCGTACCCTCACAGTAACCCCGAACAGATGATGTACCCAGCAGTGACTGTGTAA